One region of Leptospira fainei serovar Hurstbridge str. BUT 6 genomic DNA includes:
- a CDS encoding SpoIIE family protein phosphatase translates to MKFGYLNFYSFGSILAALFCLYVAFFFLRIKERSQAALHLGIASGFAFFFHFGYTIGFFTLERWGIYHRWIVIPSALLVFAQFSLVFFYFPTPRKERIGKYIYFTLILIVIAVEILFILNSRNSVGRFVKGSHYWDFETYSFYMLYSILVLFFNLLCISLGVWRALVEKGKERRAVIYMLFAFCIILVIPAVTNALNRNGSISRIVYQQAVDLSFVIGFFLLLVIYLNIAKEKTTILNRIVGISMATFFLVFQIIAYFILIEYELVFDRIQYQEAKLAIATREKAKGLEYIVSYDMSAGSSNQIFGKSDPISESERGLETNYIRLWNLICSLGDLPAEERLLKSKSILLNSPPEFFAYKAGILGFLSSKKNKVVSNVEMETFLKRLSQRLIVLNSQFSHVQDKKDSIRISKLFSANEPGVAEMLNELSIVYRLELKTGMSEEDLKRLVFNSTLPVYREGERIYRGNDSSIIAEKSTPFKYYVAYYLLNKTSGRLFETGFDYRIYRAYLHYPSLILLLCLISIMFLVVFGFELFFRYALIIPMKEVVSGLQEVYAGNLEYRLVPKVEDEIGFIARSFNHMAESMLSARNSLRNYAENLEIKVKERTNELEITLNEVKNLKEQQDGDYFLMSLLLKSLAANRANQGNVKVDLLTDQKKKFKFRNYDSEIGGDISASNRIQLRGKNYTVFLNADAMGKSMQGAGGALVFGAVFEAIIERTKITDSIRDYSPERWLKSTFMELHKVFLSFNGSMLVSAVIGLVDEEEGILYHLNAEHPWTVLYRNNQASFIENDLTFRKLGTEGMNGRVYVKTFQLRPGDVIVAGSDGRDDIHIGSNQAGEKMINDDHTRFLEFVESGHGNLENIFHLILSEGHLTDDLSLIRISFKEKDIKEAADDTEGIQENKHVLNLIDKAKRNAKDENFDEAISLFREIETLNGKIPITKKYLAFLFMRKRLFEDAAHHAEEYLKLHPLDNDMLYFTSFMLRRSGKIEKAADFGERLRLREPNHVKNLLNLARIYLVLKNYDSALAIAMEAFELDSKNERIAKLLDLLKNLRREPTNKNS, encoded by the coding sequence ATGAAATTCGGTTATTTAAATTTCTATTCTTTCGGTTCCATTTTGGCCGCTCTCTTTTGTTTGTATGTCGCATTTTTCTTTTTGAGAATCAAAGAGAGGAGTCAAGCCGCGTTGCATTTGGGAATTGCATCTGGCTTTGCTTTCTTTTTTCATTTCGGATATACGATCGGTTTCTTCACTTTGGAACGATGGGGAATTTATCACCGATGGATAGTTATCCCGTCGGCGTTACTTGTATTCGCTCAGTTTTCCTTAGTCTTCTTTTATTTTCCGACGCCGAGAAAAGAAAGGATCGGAAAATACATTTATTTCACTCTAATCTTAATCGTCATTGCTGTGGAAATTCTGTTTATATTAAATTCCCGTAATTCGGTCGGGCGCTTCGTAAAAGGAAGTCATTATTGGGATTTTGAAACATATTCCTTTTATATGCTATATTCCATACTGGTTCTCTTCTTTAACCTTCTTTGTATATCTTTGGGAGTTTGGAGAGCCCTCGTAGAGAAAGGGAAAGAAAGAAGAGCAGTTATCTATATGCTTTTTGCATTTTGCATTATTCTCGTAATTCCGGCAGTAACCAACGCACTAAATAGAAACGGCTCCATATCTAGAATCGTTTATCAACAAGCGGTGGATTTATCATTCGTAATCGGTTTTTTTCTCCTTTTGGTAATCTATCTTAATATCGCGAAGGAAAAGACCACGATCCTGAATCGTATTGTCGGCATTTCGATGGCTACGTTCTTTCTTGTATTTCAGATAATAGCCTATTTTATTTTGATCGAGTATGAGTTGGTATTCGATCGAATACAATATCAAGAGGCCAAATTAGCGATCGCGACTCGAGAAAAAGCGAAAGGACTCGAATATATAGTTTCGTACGACATGTCCGCAGGAAGTTCGAATCAAATATTCGGAAAATCTGATCCGATTTCGGAATCGGAAAGGGGATTGGAAACAAATTACATACGTCTCTGGAATTTGATTTGCAGTCTGGGGGATCTTCCCGCCGAAGAACGATTATTAAAATCAAAGTCTATACTATTAAATAGTCCTCCTGAGTTCTTCGCATATAAGGCAGGGATTCTGGGATTTCTTTCATCCAAGAAAAATAAAGTAGTATCGAACGTCGAAATGGAAACTTTCTTGAAACGTTTATCTCAGAGGTTGATCGTTTTGAATAGTCAATTCTCTCATGTTCAGGATAAGAAGGACTCGATTCGTATTTCAAAATTGTTTTCCGCCAACGAGCCGGGAGTGGCTGAAATGTTAAACGAACTTTCCATCGTTTATAGGCTTGAACTGAAGACAGGTATGTCAGAGGAAGACTTAAAGCGCCTCGTATTTAATTCCACGCTCCCGGTCTATCGAGAGGGCGAAAGAATATATAGGGGAAACGATTCTTCGATTATCGCCGAAAAAAGTACTCCCTTTAAATACTATGTGGCGTATTATCTTTTGAATAAAACTTCCGGTCGATTATTCGAAACCGGATTCGATTACCGTATTTACAGGGCTTATCTACATTACCCTTCGTTAATTTTGCTTCTCTGCCTCATTTCCATAATGTTCCTAGTCGTTTTTGGTTTCGAACTTTTCTTTAGGTATGCATTAATTATTCCGATGAAGGAAGTTGTGTCCGGTTTGCAGGAAGTATATGCAGGGAATCTTGAATACCGATTGGTCCCTAAAGTCGAGGATGAGATAGGGTTTATCGCGAGGTCATTTAATCATATGGCTGAAAGTATGTTATCTGCGAGAAATAGCCTTCGAAATTATGCCGAGAATCTAGAAATAAAAGTTAAGGAAAGAACGAACGAACTTGAAATAACTTTAAACGAAGTTAAAAATCTTAAGGAACAGCAGGATGGCGACTATTTCCTGATGTCTCTCCTATTGAAATCTTTAGCCGCTAATCGTGCGAATCAGGGAAATGTGAAGGTCGATCTATTAACGGATCAAAAAAAGAAATTCAAATTTCGTAACTATGATTCGGAGATCGGAGGGGACATCAGCGCTTCGAATCGGATCCAATTAAGAGGGAAAAATTATACCGTTTTTTTAAACGCAGATGCGATGGGCAAATCCATGCAAGGTGCCGGCGGCGCATTGGTATTCGGAGCCGTTTTCGAAGCTATTATCGAGCGAACGAAAATCACGGATTCGATCCGAGACTATTCCCCTGAAAGATGGTTAAAGAGCACCTTCATGGAGCTTCATAAAGTTTTCTTAAGTTTTAACGGATCTATGTTGGTTTCTGCCGTGATCGGATTAGTGGATGAGGAAGAGGGTATACTCTATCATTTAAATGCAGAGCATCCTTGGACGGTCTTATACCGAAATAATCAAGCTAGCTTTATCGAGAACGATTTGACGTTCAGGAAGTTAGGAACCGAGGGAATGAACGGTCGAGTCTATGTGAAAACATTTCAGCTGCGACCGGGAGACGTCATTGTCGCTGGTTCCGACGGAAGGGACGATATTCATATCGGATCGAACCAAGCCGGTGAAAAAATGATAAATGACGATCACACTCGTTTTCTGGAGTTTGTGGAATCCGGTCACGGAAATTTGGAAAATATCTTTCATCTTATTTTATCGGAAGGGCATTTAACCGATGATCTATCGCTTATTAGAATTTCATTTAAAGAGAAGGATATAAAAGAAGCGGCTGACGATACTGAAGGAATACAAGAGAATAAACACGTTTTGAACTTAATCGATAAAGCTAAGAGAAATGCGAAAGACGAAAATTTCGACGAGGCAATTTCGTTATTTAGGGAAATCGAAACTTTAAACGGAAAAATTCCGATAACTAAGAAATACTTGGCGTTTCTATTCATGCGGAAGAGATTATTCGAAGATGCCGCCCATCATGCAGAAGAGTATCTGAAGCTTCATCCATTAGACAATGATATGCTATACTTCACGTCTTTTATGCTGCGCCGAAGCGGGAAAATTGAAAAGGCCGCGGATTTCGGCGAAAGGCTTCGTCTCAGGGAACCGAATCATGTTAAGAATTTACTCAATCTTGCACGCATTTATTTGGTTTTGAAAAATTACGATAGTGCACTGGCAATCGCCATGGAAGCTTTCGAATTGGATTCCAAGAATGAGAGAATTGCAAAACTGCTTGATCTACTTAAGAATTTAAGAAGGGAACCGACGAACAAAAATTCATAG
- a CDS encoding AMP-dependent synthetase/ligase, whose translation MENLAQLFQQSALKFGEKNAFRYKDVQKRPAFLSYKELYESGLSLAEALIESGLEAKENVAIFSDNRVEWMIADCAIILSAAVTVPRGSDITDSEITYIINHSQSKIVFVENGKVLEKIIKQKNNIDHDITLIMMQYSPDQNEASDVYELLRRGRKLREQGSRSAEERISSLQSDDLFTIIYTSGTTGKPKGVQLTHSNMIFQVSSVAPILEITENDRAISILPIWHIFERFLEYCFLHVGGTTYYSNVQDLKQNFADFKPTFFGAAPRVWEMICNGILARMTDPERTSRLGRILFSLAYTYSEKKNEAKAFFLGNELDLNGRNSFGTFLKGLRMTFEYLFFGPFTLSAISFLCAMLIPSTDVTNEIKIPLYTIGLIGLLLNSFTLDKLVLSKIRKDIVGGFLKTSVSGGGALPNRVDRTLNHLGIRLLEGYGMTETSPVISIRRTDRFVIGSVGHILPKTKLQIRTEKNEVLSEIDENGKFTKGKPGQKGVVFASGPHIMKGYYRSPEITADALSAGWMNTGDIGIVSYNRTLTLAGRAKETIVLRGGENVEPVPIEARLQVSKYISQCMVIGQDQKNLGAIIVPDFESLISWAKENYISFDSREELLQKRQVIDLYRSEIRTLNNARNGFKSFEQVTPFFLIVKPFEVGDELTNLLKMKRATIMEKYRDRIEDLYTSGEATKV comes from the coding sequence ATGGAAAACTTAGCTCAATTATTCCAACAGTCTGCCCTTAAGTTCGGCGAAAAAAACGCATTCCGATATAAGGATGTTCAAAAAAGACCGGCTTTCCTTAGTTACAAAGAGCTTTATGAATCCGGGTTAAGTCTCGCCGAGGCTTTGATCGAATCCGGACTGGAGGCGAAGGAGAATGTGGCGATATTTTCGGATAATCGCGTCGAATGGATGATTGCAGATTGCGCGATCATCTTATCGGCAGCAGTCACCGTGCCGCGCGGATCCGATATAACCGATTCCGAAATCACTTATATAATCAATCATAGCCAGAGTAAGATAGTTTTCGTGGAAAACGGGAAAGTATTGGAGAAAATTATTAAACAAAAAAATAATATAGATCATGACATAACATTGATTATGATGCAATATTCCCCGGATCAAAACGAAGCGAGCGATGTTTACGAGCTTTTAAGAAGAGGCCGGAAATTGCGCGAACAAGGAAGTCGAAGCGCGGAAGAGCGTATTTCATCCTTGCAATCGGATGATTTATTTACTATCATTTATACGTCCGGAACGACCGGCAAGCCCAAGGGCGTCCAATTAACCCATTCTAATATGATTTTTCAAGTTAGCTCCGTCGCCCCTATCTTGGAAATCACCGAGAATGATCGCGCAATCTCCATTTTACCGATTTGGCATATATTTGAAAGGTTTTTGGAATATTGCTTTTTGCATGTGGGAGGAACGACATACTATTCCAATGTTCAGGATTTAAAACAGAATTTTGCGGACTTTAAACCCACTTTTTTCGGTGCAGCGCCTAGAGTATGGGAGATGATCTGTAACGGAATTCTCGCTAGAATGACCGACCCAGAACGGACTTCGAGATTGGGTCGAATCTTATTCAGCTTAGCTTATACCTATTCCGAAAAGAAGAACGAGGCAAAAGCGTTCTTTCTCGGAAACGAACTGGATTTAAACGGAAGAAATTCTTTCGGAACCTTTTTGAAGGGATTGCGAATGACCTTCGAATATCTTTTTTTCGGTCCATTTACGTTATCCGCCATTTCCTTTCTATGTGCTATGCTGATTCCATCGACAGATGTGACGAACGAAATCAAGATTCCATTATATACGATCGGATTAATCGGCCTTTTATTAAATAGTTTTACGTTGGATAAGCTTGTTTTATCGAAAATACGCAAGGATATCGTCGGAGGTTTTTTGAAAACATCCGTTTCCGGCGGAGGAGCATTGCCTAATCGGGTGGATAGGACGCTCAACCATTTAGGCATCCGCCTATTGGAAGGGTACGGTATGACGGAAACTTCTCCGGTAATATCGATAAGAAGGACGGATAGATTCGTAATCGGTTCCGTCGGCCATATCTTGCCGAAAACAAAACTCCAAATTCGAACCGAAAAGAACGAAGTGCTATCCGAGATAGACGAGAACGGAAAATTTACAAAAGGGAAACCCGGCCAAAAGGGAGTCGTTTTTGCAAGCGGGCCGCATATTATGAAAGGTTACTATAGAAGTCCAGAAATTACGGCGGATGCTCTGAGCGCAGGCTGGATGAATACCGGAGATATAGGAATCGTCAGTTATAATCGGACCTTAACCTTGGCAGGAAGGGCAAAAGAAACTATCGTGCTAAGAGGAGGTGAGAACGTAGAGCCGGTCCCGATTGAGGCAAGACTACAGGTCTCAAAATACATAAGCCAATGTATGGTAATCGGACAAGATCAGAAAAACTTGGGAGCGATTATAGTTCCCGATTTTGAGTCTCTTATCAGTTGGGCGAAGGAGAATTACATTTCCTTCGATTCCAGAGAGGAGCTGCTTCAAAAAAGGCAGGTCATAGATCTATATCGTAGCGAAATAAGAACCCTGAATAACGCTAGAAACGGCTTCAAATCTTTCGAGCAGGTAACGCCTTTTTTCTTAATAGTCAAACCGTTCGAGGTGGGAGACGAGCTGACGAATCTTCTTAAGATGAAGCGAGCAACGATAATGGAAAAATATAGGGATCGCATCGAGGATTTATATACGTCAGGAGAAGCAACCAAGGTTTAA
- a CDS encoding carboxyl transferase domain-containing protein translates to MKSEEKINIDNTHDFSDIESFRSLLRTKNKSLSDTVRNRREREGRLQKVLIANRGEIAKRFFLALHEEGIRSVAVVADQDRGQSWFEFADEVIYIGEAKNYANIPAICAAVLESGANAVYPGYGFLSENYHFVDRLCEIEKFYGHEIIFMGPKASVMRSVGNKLDARNLAIQNGIPLFQGSGSITGLKEAESEAERIGFPVILKLDAGGGGKGMIVIRSIEELPPAIESAVRIGRNSYGNDTFYLEKYIEHPAHFEVQIFNGVAVGIRKCAVQRRNQKIIEESGESFLPPNTQLQLLSSAEKLASISGYSERCGAGTVEFLLDRQTGQFGFLEMNTRLQVEYAVTDQSLGIDLAKWQIFLFDEREQKIPYHSVLRMRFRERDHSIQCRIYAEDPYQNYSPSPGKIRELELPTFNGIRCDFGFKKGDVIPGDFDPMIGKLVSFGKDRPEALLRMERALSELYLSGITSNIEQLLSIVRHHRFIEGDYDNRLLEEYPELTATDHSLFEDSVTFACISETLRCNGESVSDVFRKRDLTKILYSQDLDESPYRYKVWIDETSYHIFLLRVGLREFLVGGDSLPARKIQVSRSSSDGKQFLAESNGRSVSVRIDAKPNFHLIRFSGSSGKLHYSRLRITSEGQKESGDEQGVLRSPFQGTFVKLFEDPISKKNWAEGSVIKRGDPLLVISAMKMETVLKSPADGIVSYLIENGNLSKLIRGATAAGQILGKSFSEGEVLAKITSEILTKEIISGNSTIADRTISTDRSLIEQWNKIPEATEDQLSLAFTQNLDIGKQRKEILRILYSVILGFSGGSETEAKITNLFSAMDVTKIAKERKEADEWAALLTFLLKYVVLIRRLFSSDFGSSHSHFGELQRSLLNWDTEGFKPYKGTSRLLSRAFSFYEVKPWVSFRRLREQGEAFYFILIAYKNLMNYSKLYADILEKLSFLLPASKIVNLHLHELLALEERERDPMFEAVVRRILSVRKASDFNAPEGVRTLSKRHISKYIQFMKDPWALASNSSAKKDRLLLSFSETLPLIPENIPEKIRSTIDSKLEYWKSQGKISRLDSLIENKFLYSFEVKNKIEYVLFVFIPVTSLRREWNDLDQAFHFPELEDQAISGAALLQSLNALRSASSFRLELIAMESEAPSSERRIDSSLDYETLNQTASSMMEFFLHGAFSSLTLEIGDGKGIPSKRYSFFFRDGKLRIDSLGKDDFRFPYAEVCDPKDRKLYEKGKWPLERWVEESFDPDSFEEVLVPNLDFGETENSDSGERIPIGAKIYVGRIGGSEAVFFLKDSRIAGGATGDKEGKKYLAGAYIAYRKDVPFYVWNDGAGANIKEGMVSLNRAAEGFFINALLSHRVSAKEFQSAIRSHNDLEVRKLCDQLEKTLGWRFKAYQPEDRPKLCFVVAVGVGSSTGLDVYGSSQASLQVLLDEEQSYRVLTGAAVIESVTGETFTNYEIGGAKIMGRGTGTVDFVANDKLHLISYIRKIQSVLREVNNDPGKLKIKNILKIRNSNSVEEIISESALASVSDAGEFLPIKANYSGSESLVAGLLRFGGMPITVLGPRTEFGFHSFAALVKAKETLRIAKKTGTGLLLVYGKKWFRSEYIEDSESFRVRKDFQKSLQEFAEPLLHIVKDISGISLTELSSVGDAWILVRPNRQKNRGNDDALRQNSEMEKAATIVVDTDDEAYSKAASIFQLIHYRTIMDSGSTEKEPALPEDPAKSYDMRHFLTESILDRDSFVEFYAMDPGTSLVTGLGRIFGRTVGIIADQPKDGGAPDAYGTDKFRVFMEFLNKYDISLIMLSDAPGFVPGTKQERLRIQQIGGESLDVNVLSKNPVVSVVLRQNYGGRQIHAFSGFLRPGISYYSWQSGTLAVMGAFSAFDLFQGAKVAKLEGEGKTLEIEKLRKEFLDSFKQKAEASNDALKSGVLDGVFGSISELRSVILNGLDSAAEKRRAWMEEKNGKPMEEVFSKSDTGVIG, encoded by the coding sequence ATGAAGAGTGAAGAAAAGATAAACATAGATAATACTCACGATTTTTCCGATATCGAATCGTTCCGCAGCTTACTCCGAACGAAGAATAAGAGTTTATCGGATACTGTCAGAAATCGCAGGGAACGGGAAGGAAGACTTCAGAAAGTCCTTATCGCAAACAGAGGAGAGATTGCTAAACGATTTTTTCTCGCCTTGCATGAGGAGGGAATTCGATCCGTTGCCGTGGTCGCGGATCAGGATCGAGGCCAGTCTTGGTTTGAGTTTGCCGACGAAGTGATCTATATTGGAGAGGCTAAGAATTACGCGAATATTCCGGCGATTTGTGCCGCGGTTTTGGAAAGCGGCGCGAATGCGGTTTATCCAGGGTACGGTTTTCTCTCCGAAAACTATCACTTTGTCGATCGTCTTTGCGAAATTGAGAAATTCTACGGACACGAAATTATCTTCATGGGTCCTAAAGCATCCGTTATGCGAAGTGTCGGAAATAAATTGGATGCGCGAAACTTGGCGATTCAAAATGGAATTCCCCTTTTTCAGGGTTCCGGTTCGATCACCGGTTTGAAAGAGGCGGAATCGGAAGCGGAACGTATCGGTTTTCCGGTAATTCTGAAATTGGATGCGGGGGGAGGAGGAAAAGGAATGATCGTGATACGTTCGATCGAAGAGCTTCCGCCTGCCATCGAGAGCGCCGTTCGAATCGGTAGGAATTCCTACGGAAACGATACTTTCTACTTAGAGAAATACATAGAGCATCCCGCGCATTTCGAAGTTCAGATATTTAACGGGGTTGCGGTCGGTATAAGGAAATGTGCAGTTCAAAGAAGAAACCAAAAGATCATCGAAGAATCGGGAGAATCTTTCTTACCGCCTAACACTCAATTGCAGCTACTGTCTAGCGCGGAAAAACTAGCAAGTATCTCCGGATACTCGGAACGTTGCGGCGCGGGAACGGTCGAGTTCCTATTGGATCGACAAACGGGGCAATTCGGATTCTTGGAAATGAATACAAGACTGCAAGTCGAATACGCAGTCACCGATCAATCCTTGGGGATAGATTTAGCGAAATGGCAGATCTTTCTCTTCGACGAAAGAGAGCAAAAGATTCCGTATCATAGCGTATTACGAATGAGATTCAGAGAGCGCGATCATTCCATACAGTGTAGAATATACGCAGAGGATCCTTATCAAAATTATTCTCCGTCGCCTGGGAAAATACGAGAACTGGAATTGCCTACGTTTAACGGAATTCGTTGCGATTTCGGGTTCAAGAAAGGGGACGTCATACCAGGAGACTTCGATCCGATGATCGGTAAACTCGTATCGTTCGGAAAAGATCGTCCCGAAGCTCTCTTGAGGATGGAACGAGCATTAAGCGAATTGTATCTGAGTGGAATCACTTCCAATATCGAACAATTACTTTCGATCGTTCGACATCACCGTTTCATCGAGGGCGACTATGACAATCGTTTGCTCGAGGAATATCCGGAATTGACGGCGACGGACCATTCATTATTCGAGGATTCCGTTACTTTCGCATGCATCAGCGAGACATTACGATGTAATGGGGAATCCGTTTCGGATGTCTTTAGAAAAAGAGATTTAACAAAAATATTATATTCTCAGGATTTGGACGAATCTCCCTACCGTTACAAAGTATGGATCGACGAAACTTCATATCATATATTTCTGTTAAGGGTCGGCTTGAGGGAATTTCTCGTGGGAGGAGATTCGTTGCCTGCAAGAAAAATCCAAGTGAGTCGTTCTTCATCCGATGGCAAACAATTTTTGGCGGAGTCGAACGGAAGATCGGTGTCGGTCCGAATCGACGCGAAACCGAATTTTCATTTGATTCGATTTTCCGGTTCGAGCGGAAAATTGCATTATTCCCGCCTAAGAATAACCTCGGAGGGCCAAAAGGAAAGCGGAGACGAGCAAGGAGTCTTACGATCGCCGTTTCAAGGGACGTTTGTAAAACTCTTTGAAGATCCTATAAGCAAAAAAAATTGGGCTGAAGGAAGCGTTATTAAACGAGGAGATCCTCTTCTCGTCATTTCCGCGATGAAAATGGAGACCGTATTGAAATCCCCCGCGGACGGCATTGTCAGTTATTTAATTGAAAATGGAAACCTAAGTAAATTGATCCGAGGGGCCACCGCAGCGGGGCAGATTCTCGGGAAAAGCTTTTCCGAAGGCGAGGTTCTTGCAAAAATTACTTCGGAAATTCTTACCAAGGAGATCATATCGGGAAATTCCACGATTGCCGATCGAACTATTTCGACGGATCGATCTCTCATAGAACAGTGGAATAAAATTCCCGAGGCGACGGAAGATCAACTTTCCTTGGCTTTTACGCAGAATCTTGACATAGGAAAACAAAGAAAAGAAATATTAAGAATCCTTTATTCAGTGATTTTGGGATTTTCCGGAGGATCGGAAACCGAAGCAAAAATAACGAATCTGTTTAGTGCGATGGATGTCACTAAAATAGCAAAGGAAAGGAAGGAAGCCGACGAATGGGCCGCGCTACTTACTTTTTTACTCAAATATGTGGTCCTAATTCGGCGATTATTCTCCTCCGACTTCGGATCCTCTCATTCCCATTTCGGAGAATTACAAAGGTCCTTGTTAAATTGGGATACGGAGGGATTCAAACCGTATAAGGGTACATCTAGATTACTCTCGCGAGCCTTTTCCTTTTACGAAGTAAAACCCTGGGTCTCTTTCCGAAGATTGAGAGAACAGGGAGAAGCGTTTTACTTTATATTGATCGCATATAAGAATTTGATGAATTATTCCAAATTATACGCGGATATTTTGGAAAAGCTATCCTTCCTCTTGCCTGCTTCGAAGATCGTTAATTTACATTTACATGAACTTCTCGCTCTTGAGGAAAGAGAAAGGGATCCGATGTTCGAAGCTGTCGTGCGGAGAATCCTTTCGGTGCGTAAAGCCTCCGATTTTAACGCACCCGAAGGAGTTCGTACATTATCAAAACGACATATTTCTAAATATATCCAGTTTATGAAAGATCCTTGGGCTTTGGCGTCCAATTCATCTGCAAAGAAAGATCGATTGCTTTTATCTTTTAGCGAGACTCTTCCTTTAATTCCCGAGAATATACCGGAGAAAATTAGGTCTACGATAGATAGTAAGCTGGAATATTGGAAAAGTCAGGGAAAAATTTCTAGATTGGATTCCTTGATCGAAAACAAATTTCTATATTCTTTTGAAGTTAAAAATAAGATAGAATACGTTTTATTCGTCTTCATTCCCGTAACAAGTTTAAGACGAGAATGGAACGACTTAGATCAAGCATTCCATTTCCCTGAATTGGAAGACCAGGCAATTTCCGGAGCCGCATTGCTGCAATCCTTGAATGCGCTTAGGTCCGCCTCCTCGTTTCGTTTGGAATTGATTGCAATGGAATCTGAAGCACCTTCTAGCGAGAGGCGGATTGATTCGTCGCTAGATTATGAAACTCTAAATCAAACAGCCTCTTCTATGATGGAATTTTTTCTTCATGGAGCGTTCAGCAGCTTAACGCTCGAAATTGGAGACGGCAAGGGCATTCCGAGTAAGAGATATTCTTTCTTTTTCCGCGACGGAAAGTTGCGGATCGATTCGCTTGGCAAGGACGATTTCCGTTTTCCTTATGCCGAGGTATGCGACCCAAAGGATAGAAAGCTTTATGAAAAAGGAAAATGGCCTTTGGAAAGATGGGTCGAGGAAAGTTTTGATCCGGATAGCTTTGAGGAAGTGCTCGTCCCTAATCTGGATTTCGGAGAAACCGAAAACTCCGATTCAGGCGAGCGAATCCCGATCGGTGCAAAGATTTACGTCGGGAGAATCGGCGGAAGCGAAGCTGTTTTCTTTTTAAAGGATTCCCGGATAGCGGGCGGCGCTACGGGAGATAAGGAAGGAAAAAAATATCTGGCCGGGGCTTATATTGCCTACAGAAAAGATGTTCCCTTTTACGTCTGGAACGACGGGGCGGGTGCGAACATTAAGGAAGGAATGGTTTCCTTAAATAGGGCAGCGGAAGGATTCTTTATAAATGCGCTTCTTTCCCATCGGGTGAGCGCTAAGGAATTTCAGTCTGCAATCCGTTCGCATAATGATTTGGAAGTTCGAAAATTGTGCGATCAGTTGGAGAAGACGCTCGGCTGGCGATTTAAAGCGTATCAACCGGAAGATAGGCCGAAACTATGTTTTGTCGTGGCGGTCGGCGTCGGCTCTTCCACAGGATTGGACGTCTATGGATCCTCTCAGGCTTCTTTACAAGTGCTGCTTGACGAAGAGCAATCCTATCGGGTTCTAACCGGCGCGGCCGTTATCGAATCGGTAACCGGAGAAACATTCACGAATTATGAGATCGGCGGCGCAAAGATCATGGGTCGAGGAACCGGGACGGTCGACTTTGTCGCAAACGATAAGTTGCATCTAATCTCCTATATTCGCAAAATTCAATCGGTACTGCGAGAAGTTAATAATGATCCAGGAAAATTAAAAATTAAGAATATATTAAAAATTAGAAATTCAAACTCGGTCGAAGAGATCATTTCCGAATCGGCTTTGGCATCCGTATCGGATGCGGGTGAGTTCCTACCTATAAAAGCCAATTACTCCGGCTCGGAGTCGTTAGTTGCCGGTTTACTCAGATTTGGAGGGATGCCGATTACTGTCTTGGGACCTAGAACCGAATTCGGGTTTCATTCCTTTGCCGCCTTGGTAAAAGCTAAAGAAACGCTGAGAATAGCGAAAAAAACCGGAACAGGCCTATTATTGGTTTATGGCAAAAAATGGTTTAGAAGCGAATACATCGAAGATTCCGAATCATTTCGGGTGCGAAAGGATTTTCAAAAATCCTTGCAAGAATTTGCCGAACCGCTCCTGCATATCGTTAAGGATATTTCCGGAATTTCTTTAACCGAACTCTCTTCGGTCGGAGATGCTTGGATTCTGGTGCGTCCGAACCGACAAAAAAATCGAGGAAACGATGATGCGTTGCGTCAAAATTCCGAAATGGAAAAGGCGGCGACGATAGTAGTGGACACCGACGACGAAGCATATTCTAAAGCCGCTTCCATATTCCAATTAATCCATTACAGAACTATAATGGATTCGGGTTCGACTGAAAAGGAACCTGCATTACCGGAAGATCCTGCAAAATCGTATGATATGCGTCATTTTTTGACGGAATCGATTTTAGATCGGGATTCATTCGTAGAATTCTACGCAATGGATCCTGGGACCAGTTTAGTGACTGGTCTTGGCAGGATTTTCGGAAGAACGGTCGGTATTATTGCGGACCAACCGAAGGATGGAGGAGCTCCTGATGCTTATGGAACGGATAAATTCCGAGTTTTTATGGAGTTTTTAAATAAGTATGATATTTCTCTAATTATGCTGTCCGATGCTCCCGGCTTTGTGCCCGGGACCAAACAGGAAAGATTGAGAATCCAGCAGATCGGCGGCGAGTCGTTAGATGTGAACGTGCTTTCGAAAAATCCGGTGGTTTCGGTCGTGCTTCGGCAAAATTACGGAGGTAGGCAGATACACGCTTTCAGCGGATTCTTAAGGCCGGGGATATCCTACTATTCTTGGCAATCAGGAACATTAGCGGTAATGGGGGCATTCTCCGCCTTTGATCTATTTCAAGGCGCCAAAGTCGCTAAATTAGAGGGAGAAGGAAAAACCCTGGAGATAGAGAAACTTCGAAAAGAATTTCTAGATTCGTTTAAGCAAAAAGCTGAGGCCTCGAACGACGCATTAAAGTCCGGAGTCTTGGACGGAGTATTTGGATCCATTTCCGAATTACGAAGCGTAATTCTCAATGGGCTGGATTCCGCGGCAGAGAAAAGAAGGGCCTGGATGGAGGAAAAGAACGGCAAGCCAATGGAAGAAGTATTTTCAAAATCCGACACTGGAGTTATTGGGTGA